The nucleotide window TGTAGGTTAGCACAATTTATTCATTATTCTGCTAACCGCAACGCTCACTTTTCTATCCTTATTTAACTTTACAAAACTTTACGACAAAAAACAGAAAAGCCTTGTAGAATCTGATTCTACAAGGCTTTAATTACGTAAGAGTATCTATTTTTACTCTTGGTGGTGATCCCGCTGGGATTATATCAAGAAAACCTGTAATGAAATACAATGGTCCTTTTATCAAGGGTTGATTTTATAAGCCGGGAATGCCTGGAATTTTCGGATTTTCCTCGTAATCAGTTAAAGCATCGTCGTAGCTAACCACATTGATGTGGTAGATGGAAAAGAAACCATTTTTCTTATCGTAGTCTACGTCACAAGGCAAGCACACTGATTTTGGAAAAAATTAGTCCCCGCAACTGATAGTGTCCTGAGCCGTTTGTAGCAATAACTAATCGTCATTTCACCAATTCGACTTTGACGGGTATTTTTCCCCTTTTTTAACCTGGCCACACTTCCGCCAAAATAGATGCATCGACCAAACCATCTGTACCAACAATCAAATTATTCTTTAAACACATACAAATTTAATACACATTTAAAATTCGCTCTGGCAACCCTCTTGACTAAATGGTTTTTTTATCTATTTTCGATTACATAAAAGTTATGGATTACCATTTTTTTCATCACTCTAAACCTCAAATAACTGTAATACAAATGTTGTGAAATTACCCTCAGAAGGCAGGCCGGTATTAACTTTCCACTAGGCGTTCATTTCTGTAAGACCTCTTTTCTCTTTCCTGATGGATGCGACAGCCGGATAAAGTACCAGATATCGACAGAACAGACGACAAACTGAAAGTGTATATAGATGCATTTGAAAAGCTGGAGAAAGCAGAAAAGAAAAAAGGAATACGTTGATATTTAGAGATTAAATTATTTCTCAGAAAGTCCTTATTCTTACTATAGTAAAAACCGGATCTTCCATAACAATAGTTAGTAAACCTACCAATTTAAAAGAAAAAATTTTTTTAGGACTAATTATTTTTTAATAGCTTCGGTTACCACCGATCACCAAAAAGACATCAGCTCTATTTGAATGATTCAATGTAAGTGTTTACCCATAGCATTTTCGCATAACATTTTAAACCTCATATAACCAAAGTTCACAACCTCTTTCATTATAATACCCACGTATTGATGCCAGTATTTTGCATTGTTGCAATTATCTGAGTTTATTGTCCTGACTGAACCGGCATGCATAGCGTGTCTTTGGCGGAGCTATGCTGCTGCGTTTCCCGTTCTCTGATTTCTTCCAGTGCATGAGTATACTGATTGTCTTACCTATAAAATGTTGTCTTATGAAAAATGGCATCTCCTATTTCTTTCATAGCAACCATTGCAGAGATGGTACTGCTAATTCTTCTAAAACCCTTTTCCGTGGCTGAATTACGCATAAATATCTTTCAGCCTTTTCTTTTACAAAATTAATATAGGCTATGGAAAATTTAAATGAATGCAACACTTGTAATTGCCATGTCAGGCATTCCGGTGAGCAGCAATCATCGGGGACGATACCCTCGAAAACCGTCAGGAGCGTACCTTCGGTCATATTGAGCATCCTGATTGCTTTTTTCCCGAAATGTCCTATGTGCTGGGCTGTTTATATGAGCATGTTCGGTAGCCTGGGATTGGCGAAGCTACCTTATATGAAATGGCTGCTGCCCGTAATGATGATCTTCCTGGCGATACATCTTTTCTTTTTGTATAAGCGGATAAGAGTGGCAGGATACCTGCCTTTCCTTATCAGCATGCTGGGTGCGGTTTTTATTATGAGCAGCCGCGCATTCTTCCCTGGCACACAATGGTCGCTGGTTGCGGGCGTTGGCATGATCCTGACAGGGTCTTTACTGAATAATTTCCCCAATGTATCCTTGAAACTTATTCACAAGAAACACAAAATTGCTTAACTATGGAAAAAAATGGCATAGGCGTTCGCCGCTCTATAATTGAAATTCAGAATGATTATGATGCAGGCATCAATAATGATCTGGAAAAACTAATGACAGCATGGGCGTATATTAAAGCGTTACCACCCACTGACCCTAACTCCTTTTTTGTGATAGGCGGGTATCACGGAGAACCATTTGCCGGGGAAGGCGCTACAAACCCGGAATGGTGGGGTGGCTACTGTAATCACCAGAATGTGCTTTTCCCCACCTGGCACAGGGTATATGTATACAAGCTGGAAAAAGCCCTGCAGACCACTCCTGGTTGTGAGGATGTAATGCAACCCTATTGGGATGAGACAGATTCCTATTCAACCACATATGGTATACCGCGTGCGCTTACAGTTCCGAAGTTTACATTCAAGGGAGAGTTCCCGCAGTGTTTGCGTGATAAGGGAATTGTACCTGATGATAATAATGCCATCGATAATCCACTGGCCTCATTTATATTCCCTAAAGAAATAACTGACCAGGTGAACAATGACGACTCAGTTTATAGCAAACCACAAGGTTACCAAACAGTAAGATACCCGCTGTCTGGCCTTGTGGGCACGCCGCAGGCCCAAGCCACTACTTACGAGTATAATGCTAATTTCTTTGATCCGAACGCCAATATTGCCTTGCTGAATGCGAATGTATTACAATGGCTTAATAATGTGACTTACTACATACCCGGATGTGGCCCAGGAGACGGGACAACACGACCGGCAGGTATAGCAAAGGCATTCAGTGATTGTCTTGACGCTCCTATTTATACGATATTTTCCAATACGCAATCTGCTGCTTATTATGGTAAAGGGTACACTGCACTGGAGCATCCGCACAACGATATTCATTTGGCAGTTGGTGGTTTTACTCTTCCTACCGGCATAAATAACGGAGGCTATGATGCATCTCAGCTACCGGACGCAAATGGTGATATGGGCGAGAATGATACGGCAGGACTGGATCCCATCTTCTTTTTTCACCACTGTAATATAGATCGTGTGTTTTGGTTATGGCAGCAAAAGCAGGGTTTTACAGAACGTTTTGACATCATCGAAGACCCCGCAGATCTGGGTACCTCAAATGGTTTCAATGGCGGTGCCGGACAAGGCCCTGCCAACGGGCAAACGGAGAATGAAACACTGACTATGACAACTGCGCTAAAACCGTTTATAAAAACAGATACTACCTATTTCACATCAGAAGATTGTATAAATATTGAATCACAGCTAAATTATACCTATACCGATGGCTCATTGTCGCAAAACGATGTTGTTGCGGCTGCAAGAGCTGCCAAGGCTGTTGATTCAAAGAGAAGCGATCTGCATCTCTATATTTCAGGGCTTAGCAGAGGAGGTATCAAAGGCTCTTTTATCGTTGGTGTGTATGCCACCAAGGGGGATGACAAAAGATATCTTGTCGGTTATCAGTCTGTACTGAGCCGCTGGGATGTTGGTGGTTGTGCTAATTGCCAGGCGCATCTGGGAATATCCGGAGCCGTTAGTCTGAATCAGTACACGGAGGAAGAGGTCAGCGGAATGAAATTTCATCTGGAGATTTTTGGCCGTGAGAAACAGAATACAGAACGCTTTAAACAGTTCAGAGCATTGGTTGCAGCAGATACGCCGCCTTATAAGCTGGAGGTAAGGTAGAATTCCTATTGATGAAAAAAAGAGGGCGTCTCAATGAAGTGAACCCGAAAAGTTAGACACTTTTTGGGGCACTTCACAAAAGGCTGATCTCCTCCCCAAAAACTGTAGCACTGAAAATTAGAAATTTCGGGGTAATTCTTCATAACTTAAAGGAGCAAATTGCCCATGAAAAAGACCAAATTTACTGAGGCTCAGATCGTATTTGCGATCAAACAATCCGAGACAGGGATATCCGTAGAGGAAATCTGCCGGAAATTAGGGATTAGTCAGGCTACATTTTACAACTGGAAAAAGAAGTATGGAGGCCTGGATCCATCCGAGCTACGGCGTTTAAAGCAATTGGAAGATGAAAATGCCAAGCTGAAGAAGATCGTAGCGGAGTTAAGTCTGGATAAGCAGATGCTGCAGGATGTGCTCAAAAAAAAGTATTAAGGCCAGCTCAAAAGCGAGAGCTGGCCCAATCCTTAAGCCAGATGTATAAGACTCCCATCCGTCAGTGCTGTCGTGTACTGATGATTCCTGCGTCGGTTTATTACTACAAATCTCACAGGAGGGAGGACCGCCCCTTACGGAAACGTATTAGGGAGATCGCTGATACGAGGATACGATATGGTTATCGTCGGATTCACACGCTTTTGCGTCGGGAGGGCTGGACAGACAACCATAAACGGACTTACCGGATATATAGGGAGGAGGGATTGAACCTTAGGAGTAAACGCCCCCGTCGGAACAAATCCGCAGCTCACCGGCTGGAGCGGCCATTGCTTACAGAATTATATCAATGCATATCAATGGATTTTGTATCAGACGCGCTCTATGACGGGAAAAAATTCCGATCGTTAACTGTAGTGGATAATTATAGTCGGGAATGCCTCGCTATCCACGTAGGAAAATCATTAAAAGGATACGATGTTGTAGGGGTGCTGGAGCAGCTGCGAATAGGTCAGGGAATTCTCCCTAAACGCATACAAACCGACAATGGCAGTGAGTTCATATCTAAAGAAATGGACAGATGGGCGTATCAGCATAAGGTTACAATGGATTATTCCCGTCCTGGTCGCCCGACTGATAATCCTTATGTGGAGTCCTTCAATGGGAGTTTCAGGGATGAATGCCTGAATGCCCATTGGTTCTTATCTTTGGAGGATGCTATGGAAAAAATTGAGACATGGAGGATTGAATACAACCAGTATCGCCCACATAGCTCTCTGAATGACATGACACCAGCGGAATTTGTTGAAGCATGCAAAAAAGAGGGTGTACAAAACGAAGGCCTACCGCTTATTTCTACCTCCAGTCAGATGACTTTTGTAACATCCAAACAGAACTCAACGGCATCAAAAAAGTCATCTGGCCGGACGCAGATTTTTAAGCAAAAAAACACCCCGAAATTCTAGTTCTGGGCGCTACTAAATTGGGGAGCACTTCATTACCCCGAAATTTCTAATTTTCAGTGCTACAGTTTTTGGGGAGGAGATCAAGGCGTCCTCTTTTTTTATGGAGTACTAAATTCAATGATGTGTTTTTCGTTTTTATAGTACAGCCAAAGGAAAAAGACTTTCTGCAATCGTTAAAGCAAACCTTGAGAACCACCCAGTCCGTGTAGTGGATAATGTGATCGAAAAGACAGACATCACCTATAACTATATTTCTTAACTTAGTAAAAGCCGGTTAACCTGTAACAATAGCCCTGATAAATTCTTACGAACTCAGCGGCGATGAAGTTCGGCATGCGATAACTAAATATGGAAATTTCGACGCTGTATTAAAAACAAATCCCAACGGAAATCCAACCGGAAACACTTATTCGGCAGCAGCAGAAATTGGCGCTGACCATTCCTGAAAAAATACGACGTATCCTGGAGGGTACAGGATATTTCCCTATTCATTTAATTTTTTTAACTCCGCAAGAAGAGATTGAAACTAACTTTATTAAAAAGCAAAATTGCGTTTCTATTCTGTAGTCTGGACTTTACAAATAATATTTAGTCAGAATTGATCTTTCAATATCCGCACAATGTGGTTGAATGCGTAGATTCCAACACATATATTTCATATCTTAGTAAAAGCTGATTAACCTGTATAAAGTACAGTAAGGAAATCGGAGTTATATAGAAGGAATTCGACTAAATGCTCAACTAAAAAAGAAAAACCTGCGACTAGCGCAGGTTTTAAAAGTTGTCTGTGATCCCGCTGGGACTCGAACCCAGGACCCATACATTAAAAGTGTATTGCTCTACCAACTGAGCTACGGAATCATTACCTTTTCTCTAAGGGAGTGCAAAGATAGAAAATAATTTATTTCTACCAAATATATAACCATATATTTTGCAAGCACTTAAAAAAAGAGCTTATCGTGTGGTTACAGTAAGTCCCGATCTGGCCTGTATTACAGGGGCTACACACTTAAAGCTCACCCGGTAAATATTATCGCCCCATTTCTGCCGGATACCCTGGTCTTCCATCGTTTGAAGGGTTACTTTTTCTACGGAGGCTTCCAGCTGACGGGCTGGATAAGACACCATAAAATCTCTGGAAGTAGTATGGATGACCAGCTTTCCCGGCTGAAGGATACTCACCGGATAACAGGTCATGAGGTGTTGGATGAAGGTACCGGCAGCTTTCAGAGACACCTGGTCTTCGATCTGTACAGAACGCCGGCGGTTGAGCCGGATGCTTCGCTTCCACTGCTCAATACCGGCTGCTTCCGGATAAGTAGCTGTCAGGTCCAGTGACAGCTGACTGTAGCCTGCGGCGGACTTATACTCCACCTGGGTGGCTTTATAACGGGGACCCGGTAATTGCGTATATCCGTTGACGTCAGGCAGGTTATGGTAATCGGAGCGGTTAAACCAGATATCGTAACGTTTATCACTGAAAGTACGGGCCGTATAGGTACCACGCCCCACATCGATGATGACAGGCAGACCGTCATAGTAAACGATATAGTTACCGACGTCGTTATGATTATGACTTTCGTCGTTGCTACCTCCTTTGGCTGCTACATAAAAGCCACTGACATTACCACCATGATCGCGGGCCACCATCACCTGCAGATCAGGCCACCAAACGTTTTGCGGCATCGGTAGTCCTTTGGGGGTTGCTTTCACTTCCTGTTGCAGGAAGAGGGAGAAGAAGTTACGGAAGAAATGATAGTTGCCGCCGAAGGTCCTGTCTTCCCGGAAATAATACGCGCCAAAACGCATCATATCCGTATCAGCGATCGCTTTACCAAAACGGTAGATCATCATACCGTCCATACCGGGCTGTGGGTCTGCGTCGGCAAAGTCCAGAAAATAACGTTCGCTGATCTGTGCCTGGTAGATAAACTGTCCCATTTTCCTCACTTTATCATCCTGGAAGACATAGTTAAAAGCATGATGGGTGGCCAGGTCCAGCAGCGAGATGTTGTCAAACAGCGAGGCTGCGGCTGCACCCCAGTAACCGGGTCCTTCGTCACAACCTCCGTCTGCGGGATAAGGGTCCAGGAAGTTGTCCAATGTCAGCAGTATATGCTGCACGGCGGATATCCGCTTGTGTTCATCCTTTTCGAGTAATAGTACGGCGTTGAGCCAGTTGGAGCAGATCCAGGGGTTCCAGTTATTGGGACGGCGACCGCTGCTGGCATTGCCCATCCAGCCATGATGTTTGGTCATCAGTGGCTGGAAGATACGTTTATCGGTTTCTTCGTATATGCGTTTCCGGATTTGCGGTGAAACAGCATCCAGCTGGTCTCCAACGTAATAATCCACCCAGGCGAGCAACGTGGCTGTTTCTGCAGAAAACAGCTCTACAAACGGAGAAGACACATCAGGCAGGCCCGCATAGTCTTTCCCTTTGGGCAAATGAGCCGAAGCTCCCCAGAAAGATTCTTCACAAACAGACCACACCCCGTTGATGATATCATCAGTGAAACGGCCTTTATGCTCCAATATTTCAGCGAGTAATAAAGTGGCCAATGCCTCCCGTTTACGGTTGGCAATCGCCTGATAATCGCTGCGGTTACCGGTTCGCACGATCAGCAGAGAAGTGGTGGCCGGTATGCCGGGCCATTCATAATGCAGATACCCGGTTGCTTTTTTAATGATAGCGGCTGCCTGTTCCCGATCTATAGCTGCCCAGGCAGCATCACCGGCAGGTGGAAAAGGGGTCCAGGAGGTACGCGGTATCAACAGCCGTTCCAGCTGCGTGGTGGTGTATTTCCCACTCAGGAGATGCTGTGCTGCTGCCTGCAGTGAGATCATACAACTCAGCAACAGCCCTATTGTCCAGCAAAAAAAATTACGCATAAAACATCAGTAAGTACGGTGAGTAAGACGGTACAAGTCAGAGGGAACAAATGGATGCTGCTGCCATAAAGTGGCAAATCCGGCCTCCGGATACCTATCGGCGGCCCTCACGGTCAGCGCTGTAAAACTATCCGGGTTCAGCGGTTTGATCTGCTGGTAGGTCCATTTCTTTTGGCCTGCGGCATAAGGCAGCATCCACCGGAACGCTTGCTCCAGGCTCTTTTGAGCCGGGCTTTCATAATGCCACAGGTCAATAGCTGTATTTTCCGCCAGCAGGGCCAGCTGCACAAATCCTTCCAGGTTCATCTGCGAATAGTTCCATGACAGTGTCCTGGCCAGCTCCAGTGGCTGGCGGCCATCCGGGGTCAGCTGACGGTCTATCCGCTGTTTCGTTTGTCCGTTCAGGATAGTCGCGGCCAGTTCACGCTGTTCTGTAAACAATGCCATCACTACCGCCTGCACATCGTACCAGGTGCCGTGATTGTTGAGCTGACGGGCTTCATCCAGCCCAATGGGACTGGTACGCATCCATTCCAGAAAACGGCGGTACCAGGACTGTATACCGGCATAGTCGTCTGTTGTCAGCTCCGGCGCAGCTTTCAACAGCTGAATACCATCCACCAGCATAGCGGTATTATGTGTATCTATGAGCCCTATCCCCCGCCCTTCCGTAATACCTGGTATGGCCTGACCGTAGTTGAGATGCG belongs to Chitinophaga sp. HK235 and includes:
- a CDS encoding tyrosinase family protein yields the protein MEKNGIGVRRSIIEIQNDYDAGINNDLEKLMTAWAYIKALPPTDPNSFFVIGGYHGEPFAGEGATNPEWWGGYCNHQNVLFPTWHRVYVYKLEKALQTTPGCEDVMQPYWDETDSYSTTYGIPRALTVPKFTFKGEFPQCLRDKGIVPDDNNAIDNPLASFIFPKEITDQVNNDDSVYSKPQGYQTVRYPLSGLVGTPQAQATTYEYNANFFDPNANIALLNANVLQWLNNVTYYIPGCGPGDGTTRPAGIAKAFSDCLDAPIYTIFSNTQSAAYYGKGYTALEHPHNDIHLAVGGFTLPTGINNGGYDASQLPDANGDMGENDTAGLDPIFFFHHCNIDRVFWLWQQKQGFTERFDIIEDPADLGTSNGFNGGAGQGPANGQTENETLTMTTALKPFIKTDTTYFTSEDCINIESQLNYTYTDGSLSQNDVVAAARAAKAVDSKRSDLHLYISGLSRGGIKGSFIVGVYATKGDDKRYLVGYQSVLSRWDVGGCANCQAHLGISGAVSLNQYTEEEVSGMKFHLEIFGREKQNTERFKQFRALVAADTPPYKLEVR
- a CDS encoding heparinase II/III family protein, whose product is MRNFFCWTIGLLLSCMISLQAAAQHLLSGKYTTTQLERLLIPRTSWTPFPPAGDAAWAAIDREQAAAIIKKATGYLHYEWPGIPATTSLLIVRTGNRSDYQAIANRKREALATLLLAEILEHKGRFTDDIINGVWSVCEESFWGASAHLPKGKDYAGLPDVSSPFVELFSAETATLLAWVDYYVGDQLDAVSPQIRKRIYEETDKRIFQPLMTKHHGWMGNASSGRRPNNWNPWICSNWLNAVLLLEKDEHKRISAVQHILLTLDNFLDPYPADGGCDEGPGYWGAAAASLFDNISLLDLATHHAFNYVFQDDKVRKMGQFIYQAQISERYFLDFADADPQPGMDGMMIYRFGKAIADTDMMRFGAYYFREDRTFGGNYHFFRNFFSLFLQQEVKATPKGLPMPQNVWWPDLQVMVARDHGGNVSGFYVAAKGGSNDESHNHNDVGNYIVYYDGLPVIIDVGRGTYTARTFSDKRYDIWFNRSDYHNLPDVNGYTQLPGPRYKATQVEYKSAAGYSQLSLDLTATYPEAAGIEQWKRSIRLNRRRSVQIEDQVSLKAAGTFIQHLMTCYPVSILQPGKLVIHTTSRDFMVSYPARQLEASVEKVTLQTMEDQGIRQKWGDNIYRVSFKCVAPVIQARSGLTVTTR
- a CDS encoding alginate lyase family protein, with protein sequence MKYLLSICLLLAGLGAVAQQFVHPAGGIDVQTFLLKSATLEANKIKLQLGDSGLLAALKGLQATAEKTLQHGIYSVTFKKKLPPSGNVHDYMSVGPYWWPDSTKPDGLPYVRRDGVVNPERFDIQDAEYYNALCRDVYTLGVTWYFTGESRYAAHAVKLLRAWFLDSATLMNPHLNYGQAIPGITEGRGIGLIDTHNTAMLVDGIQLLKAAPELTTDDYAGIQSWYRRFLEWMRTSPIGLDEARQLNNHGTWYDVQAVVMALFTEQRELAATILNGQTKQRIDRQLTPDGRQPLELARTLSWNYSQMNLEGFVQLALLAENTAIDLWHYESPAQKSLEQAFRWMLPYAAGQKKWTYQQIKPLNPDSFTALTVRAADRYPEAGFATLWQQHPFVPSDLYRLTHRTY